In Opitutaceae bacterium TAV5, one genomic interval encodes:
- a CDS encoding peptidase S54, whose product MLPLWDTQPHRRPPVFTFLIIAACIVVFGYEMLLMVQAPDSLETFILTHSLVPARFVGGWRDGGQWQTLFTSMFLHGGVAHVLGNCWFLWIFGRSVEARTGSAGFLCIYLAGGVAAAAAQTVFSWGSVIPMLGASGAISGVLGAYLVLFPTAWVVALVPWIVPVVPVPAVVFLLLWFFVQMWSGIGELLGAGGEGGVAWWAHAGGFVAGMLIALLARKAGWLKAAGAGRAG is encoded by the coding sequence ATGCTTCCGCTCTGGGATACTCAACCGCACCGCCGGCCGCCGGTTTTTACGTTTCTGATCATCGCCGCCTGCATAGTTGTTTTCGGCTACGAAATGCTCCTGATGGTACAGGCTCCGGATTCGCTGGAGACTTTCATCCTCACGCATTCGCTGGTGCCGGCGCGCTTCGTCGGCGGATGGCGCGACGGGGGGCAGTGGCAGACGCTGTTTACCTCCATGTTCCTGCACGGCGGCGTGGCGCATGTTTTGGGCAATTGCTGGTTTCTCTGGATCTTCGGCCGCAGCGTGGAGGCGCGCACGGGGTCGGCCGGTTTTCTGTGCATCTACCTCGCCGGCGGCGTGGCCGCGGCGGCGGCGCAGACGGTTTTCTCGTGGGGATCGGTGATCCCGATGCTCGGCGCGAGCGGCGCGATTTCCGGCGTGCTCGGCGCGTATCTCGTGCTTTTCCCGACAGCCTGGGTGGTGGCGCTCGTGCCCTGGATCGTGCCGGTGGTGCCGGTGCCGGCGGTGGTGTTTTTGTTGCTGTGGTTTTTTGTGCAGATGTGGAGCGGCATCGGCGAATTGCTCGGAGCTGGCGGCGAGGGCGGCGTGGCCTGGTGGGCGCACGCGGGCGGGTTCGTCGCCGGGATGCTGATCGCGCTCCTGGCACGGAAAGCCGGCTGGCTGAAGGCAGCCGGGGCCGGCCGGGCGGGTTAG